A DNA window from Rossellomorea marisflavi contains the following coding sequences:
- a CDS encoding tryptophan--tRNA ligase: MKHRVLTGIKPTGKIHLGNYVGAVKPALKLAESEEYQASYFIADYHGMTKVQDAEEMRNLSRGIAAAWLALGLDPEKVTFYRQSDVPEIFELTWILSCVTPKGLLNRAHAYKAMTDGNQQAGQDIDHGVNMGIYTYPVLMASDILLFQADKVPVGKDQLQHIEIARDIAGYFNKQYGETFKLPEHFIQEQSAIVPGLDGRKMSKSYNNTIPLFEEPAKLKKLINKIKTDSSLPTEPKDPDQSVIFALYREFASPEEVNVMKERFMEGISWGEAKAELFQAINGTMAGPREKYLELIESPEKMDAILARGARKARETTSPFLAEIKKKVGIL, from the coding sequence ATGAAACACAGGGTGTTGACAGGAATCAAGCCTACCGGAAAAATTCATTTGGGTAACTATGTGGGAGCCGTCAAGCCTGCACTGAAGCTGGCGGAATCAGAGGAATATCAGGCTTCTTACTTCATCGCCGATTATCACGGGATGACCAAAGTGCAGGATGCGGAGGAAATGCGGAACCTTTCAAGGGGGATTGCGGCAGCGTGGCTCGCACTGGGTCTCGATCCTGAAAAGGTGACGTTTTACAGACAGTCGGATGTACCGGAAATTTTCGAACTCACATGGATCCTCTCCTGCGTCACACCTAAAGGGCTTCTCAATCGTGCACATGCTTATAAAGCGATGACCGATGGTAATCAGCAGGCGGGACAGGATATCGACCATGGTGTAAACATGGGGATCTACACATACCCCGTCCTCATGGCATCGGATATTCTTTTATTCCAGGCAGACAAGGTGCCAGTGGGGAAAGATCAGCTGCAGCACATCGAAATTGCCCGGGATATTGCCGGATACTTTAACAAGCAATATGGAGAAACCTTCAAACTCCCTGAGCACTTCATCCAGGAGCAGTCCGCTATTGTACCGGGCTTGGACGGAAGGAAAATGAGTAAATCTTACAATAATACCATTCCTCTCTTCGAAGAACCCGCCAAGCTTAAGAAGTTGATCAATAAGATCAAGACCGATTCTTCGCTTCCGACAGAACCGAAGGACCCTGATCAATCTGTAATTTTCGCTTTGTACAGGGAATTTGCCTCTCCAGAAGAGGTCAATGTGATGAAGGAGCGGTTCATGGAAGGAATCAGTTGGGGAGAGGCGAAAGCGGAATTGTTCCAAGCCATCAACGGAACGATGGCCGGCCCAAGGGAAAAGTACTTGGAATTGATAGAATCGCCGGAAAAAATGGACGCAATCCTCGCCCGTGGAGCCCGAAAAGCAAGGGAGACAACTTCTCCATTCCTTGCAGAAATCAAAAAAAAGGTAGGGATCCTTTAA